In the Channa argus isolate prfri chromosome 19, Channa argus male v1.0, whole genome shotgun sequence genome, ATtaatttaccaaaaataaaaatgtaacttcattaatcatttatatttcaatataatgcATTATTCCTCCACCCAATATACTGTAGGTCATTCTTAACTggtgatctgtgttttacagactaatatgaCATCTCTCCAAAATACAATTAAAGTAGGAGCTTGTCTGAGTGTGGTTTCCTCAGTAAACAGctcagttttttattaaatttttttatttgattttatttttgtcattttggcttatccagtgagttcagggtcgccacagttgatcatttgtttgcatgttgatttggcacagtctttATGCCagatttctaccgggcttggaccggcactgcacggctggggatggggatgggccattggcggttcagtgtcttgcccagggacacctcGACATGTAGTTGGGACCGGGGgtcaaaccactaaccctgtggtcccGTGGACTGCCAGTCGGTTGtaacgactgccttaccaactaagctacagctgccccagtACACTgctcagtttatttttgtttaaatactgtaacagaGTAGAAGAATGAACATAAaaatcagtcactatcactGATCCTTgttctcctctgtctgctgcagacagggacacttggctgagctccaTCCTCGCTCAGActgagagagaagaagctgctaaACAAGTTGATTTTCTTATTCGAtaatctcagtggtgtcttAAAAAGTCATATCCGGTGATTTCACTAgacaaatatttatgtttttgtgctctagttaacatttaacaattaaaCCCATGCACTGTGAggtaatttctttattgtcccaaAATTGTCCCAGGTACCGAATCTTAGTGTACTGCTAATTTGCAACTATGTTACCTAGTACAGCCAACTCATGCGCCTTTACTGAGGGactttgtgtgcatgtaaatgaaTCATAAGGATTAAATTGATatttcaaatatgtttgttttaattgttttctaatAGTTTTTTGAAAAAGCACCTTTGTTTCGTACTTTCTGCTGATGTGAACACCCAGTTATAGAACGACTCTTTTAGCTGAAAAGTCTGCCTCTGAAGATCTTCTAAACCAAACGTTAAGTGGATCACAAAGGACAGTTAAAAGTTCAGATACGTTAACATGTCCTTGTTCTCATATGTATGTGTCTGCAGATGCTCAGACTGTGGAAAACAGCATCCACCTGTCTTGGTTCATTCAGACCTACTTACTGATATTTAACCAAACACTTTCATCTTCCTCTTAAAGTCACCTTAAAGTGCTTTGGGTGAGGAGGATGAGACACTGGATGAACCACCTCCTGACAAATCTGTTCAGTATGTGGTTTTACacattaaaagataaaataaaaaaaacataaaggttCTGAATACGAGgtcccaaaaaaaacaaatcacaagcATTAAACcgtctcttttctgtctgttaccAAGCAGCTGCTCATTCATCCATACCATTTTAACATCCATAAAGTTTCACAGTTACCACAGGATGAGTGGCTGTATGGAGGAAGACAAGGACCATTCTGTGGTGttccactgtgtgtctgtgaagagCGACTGGTCCAAAGACACCCCTCCTTTCTTTAATGATGGCCCCTCAGACCCACAGTAAGACACAGTTTCTTCTGGGAACTGAATGAAGGGGACTTAAATATTGAGTAGACTAACGTACTCATTCTGAAAGTTTGACCAGCACCATGTTGATCAGCCCACAGTCAGAAACCAAACCTTGTTTAACACGTGTTGCTCGCTGACAGATGCTTTTCACCCCCATAAAAGTTTTGTCATCTGCAGAGATCAGAACTTGAGACCTGGATCAGACTGTTTGTCTGTGAAGAGTGACCGGTTCAAAGACACCCCACTGTTCTTCAGTGATGGACCCTCAAACACAAAGTATGTAACACAACAAGTGTTACTGCCAGCTTTACTCAAACTTGAGTAATACCAAtgaattactgtatgtttatataCTTCATCAAAACTTTCAGGTATTTGGTCAAAGACAACCAAAATTTCACACTGTAATCTCAGGTAACACTACAGTATCGTTGTCACAGATGACTCTAACAGAAACATGTTAATATGGAGGCTGTAGTAGAAGCCACTGACATCTGACTGAAGCTGAGCTGTTTTACAGAGCAGGGTTTAAGATTTTACATTGTCACAAAATTCCATTTAGGCTtctatataaaaataacacaacagcACATCTCTTATTTTTTGCTGCtgtaataattttacatttataacaaTAGTTTTTTCATCTGATATTAAGTTTTACCAccttatatttatatattgtcGGATATTCAAACTTTACTGTCAAAATTAAGCTGTTTTACGTCAAAATTTTATGTCATCATAACTTTCAAATCAGGCcttaattaaaattacatcTGTGTTAATAGTGTACCATGTTTTATGGCTTTTTCACAAAGTAATTCTAGCATCTATTAAACATGAATTAACATGACTTTGCTTAACGTTACATTGTagtaaattttagttttagttttttagtaatttaacttataattttttaattaactcaACATGAGGTTATTAACTCAACATGAGGTTAAGtgcaatataattttaaattgtaaCATTATATTACAATTAGAATTTAAATTCAAAGCTTTTTTGTAATGTTGTAGATTTCTTAATTTCAAATAAACCAACATTTTACATATAACACATATGCTCCAATAACGTCTCTTGATCTGAAGGAATCAGGAGGAGGagctgtcctgctgtgcttCGGGTCAGGAAGTCCAATGTGGAGAAAGATCCAGAACAAGACCTGGACTGGTGACAGTCAGGCAGACTAGAACTGTACAAAGTAAGACTGAACATTCTGCTgatgtgtttgaaatgaaaataatcaccagattctgtttcttcattctctcacagtttttcatctttcagcagatgttggtctgcaggaggttttagatgaacataagatcagtctgaggaggagatgtgaatgtgtaactgaaggaagtgatgaaacaggaagtggaacactcctcaacaggatctacactgagctgtacatcacagagggacagagtgaagaagtcaatacccaacatgaggtgaggcagcttgagacagcttccaagatgaagaccctccatgacactccaatcaaggtccacgacatctttaaagccttatCTGACCAACAGAGACGCATGAGAGTGATTCTGACCAACGGCGTtgctggtgttggaaaaaccttctcagtgcagaagttcagtctggactgggcagagggcttggaaaaccaagatgtcagtgtcctggttgtgctttcgttcagggagctgaacttgatcaaagatgagcagtacagtcttctcacgctgctccatgttttccatccaacattacagaaggtcacacCAGAGCAGCTGGCtttctgtaaacttttgttcatctttgacggcctggatgaaagcagatgttcactggatttcaacaacagtgaggttgtgtctgatgtcacacagaagtcatcagtcatggtgctgttgacaaacctcatcaaggggaatctgcttcccttGGCTCTtgtctggataacttccagacctgcagcagccaatcagatccctcctacatgtgtcgacagggtaacagaagtacgaggcttcactgacgcccagaaggaggagtacttcaggaggaggttcagtgatgaagagctgtccagcagaatcatctcccacatcaagacatccaggagccttcacatcatgtgtcacatcccagtcttctgctggatcactgctacagttctggggCGCATGTTGActtcagagcagagaggagagctgcccaagaccctgactgacatgtactcacacttcttgctggttcagaccaagaggaagaagaacaagtatgatgAGGGACATGAAACCAGTCCACAGGAGCTGACGGAGGCTGACAGGGAAGTTCTTGTGAAGCTGGGGAGGCTagcgtttgaacatctggagaaaggaaacgtcatgttctaccaagaagacttggagcagtgtggtcttgaagtcacagaggccttggtgtactcaggagtttgtacagagatctttaagagagagagtgtgatcttccagaaaacagtctactgctttgttcatctgagcattcaggagtttctggctgcagtttacttcttctACTGTTACACTATCAGGGACACAGAGGTACTGGAGGACTTTCTGGTAGATGATAATGATGACAACAATTCATtaaatgattatgatgatgactGCGACATAGACAATGACCATTATCCTTCACTAGCTGACCTCCTGCGCATGGCCATGGAGAAATCCCTCCAAAGTAAAAATGGccacctggacctgtttgttCGATTCCTTCATGGCCTCTCTCTGCTATCTGATCAGAAACTCTTAGgaggtctgctgggtcagaTGGAGAACAGTCCAGAAATCATCCAGAGAATTATTGACAACCTGAAGCTAATGGAGGCAAAGTTTAACtctcctgacagaagcatcaatatcttccactgtctgatggagatgaaggaccactcaatacatcaggagatccaagagttccAGAAGTCAGAGAAGGAACTCTCTgagatccactgctcagctctggcctacatgctgTCGATGTCAGAtgaggttctggatgagttAGACCTGGACAAGTACAAAACAACGTGGAAGGGTCGACTCAGACTGATCCCAGCCATAAGAAATTGCAGAAAAGCCAGGTACATCCAGATTGTTACATTATTATGAAACACAGTACAGCCACTGTCACTAGGTGGCAGACTCAGTATGCTCTTCATCACCCTTAGATGACCTATAATATCAATATACAGTCTTACAGTCAATATACAGTCTTACACTAAACGGTAGGAAGGATTAATCaggtaaataattaaaagtagATAAGGCAAGTAAACCAGCCTTCACGCAGCAGGTTACAGTTAAACAGCCAAGAAAGGACTGTcaaacagtcctgcagtaacCAGGAAACGTGGGTCTTTTGAGAAATGCCTGATCCAACTATCTCTGAAGAACTAATCAGTAGAGAGGCAACTATACAGGAAGGTGAGCAATTACAGAGCGATCAGTGATGCAGGCAAAAAGGAAAGTCAATGGTATATTATACTGAAAAAAACAGCTTGGTAAACTACAACACACTCACAACCTCAATCTCAAACTTGAGCTACAGGCATGTTGTTTTTGCCAAAAGTAAAAGGAAAGGTACATGTATGTTTTCCAACAAATCAAAATCCTCTTTAGACTAGGAGAAACTAGTCAGAGGAGCATCATGTTGATTTGTTGATCTGATCTTGTTTACATTACTAACATTCCATTTTATTCCTCTTAGGCTTTGTGAATGTTGGCTCTCTGAGACTCACTATGAAGTCATTGTCTCAGCTCTAAAGTCCAACACCtaccatctgagagaactggagcTCAGAGGAAGCAGACtccaggattcaggagtgaagatGCTGTCTGCAGGGCTGGAGAGttcacactgtagactggagaaaCTTTTGTTAGTTTACTTCCTGTCTTTGACATACGCACATCTTTTTGAATAACTTCCGATGCTGGCACCCATTAGTTTACAACATCCTAAAACTAAACCTAATTTCTGATATGGTTTTGGTGAAGAAGgaatgtgtatatatgtatatatgtatatatatgtgtgtgtatgtatatatatatatatatatatatatatatatatatatatatatatacacacacacacactttcttactatttctaatcaaagttgtgttAGATGTTAGCAAGTACTTTGACATCTAATACCTTCAGTAAATTATAAGTCATGTACTTATTGTTACTGAATTATTGTTGTTACTTCTACTTTTACtagaatacatttgttttttgggaTTTGTACTTCAACTAAGTAGTTTCTGAATACTTTACCAACTACTGAcaacttcttttcctttcggctgctccctttcaggggtcgccacagcgaatcatgtgcctccatctaactctatcctctgcatcctcttcactcacaccaactaacttcatgtcctccctcactacatccataaatctcctctttggtcttcctctagacctcctgcctggcagctccaacctcagcatccttctaccgatatattcacagtttctcctctgaacatgtccaaaccacctcaatctggcctctctgactttatctccaaaacatctaacatgagctgtccctctgatgtactcattcctgatcctgtccatcctcgtcactcccaaagagaacctcaacatcttaagctctgctacctccagctctgcctcctgtcttttcttcattgccaatgtctctaagccgaacaacattgctggtctcaccaccgtcttgaacacctttcctttcattctcgctgatactcttttatcacacaacacacctgacacttttctccacccgttccaacctgcctgcactcgcctcttcacctcttttccacactcaccgttgctctgaaccgttgaccctaagtacttaaagtcctgcaccttcttcacctctgctccctgtaacctcaccattccacctgggtccctctcattgacacacatgtattctgtcttgctgcggctaagcttcattcctctgttttccagagcagacctccacctctctagattttcctccacctgctccctgctctcactacaaataacaatgtcatctgcaaacatcatagtccagggagattcttgtctaacctcatctgtcagtctgtccatcaccagagcaaacaagaaggggctcagagccgattgttgatgcagacccacctccaccttgaactcctctgtcacacctacagcacacctcaccactgtcttacagctctcatgcatgtcctgcaccactctaacatacttctctgccactccagacgtcctcatacaataccacagctccctatgaccctctctgtacttctccatcagcgtcctcaaagcaaatactgcatctgttgtactctttctaggcatgaaaccatattgctgctcacaaatgttcacctctgcccttagccgagcttccactactctttcccacaacttcattgtgtgactcatcagctttattcctctgtagttgccacagctctgcacatctcccttgttcttaaaaattggtaccagtacacttttcctccagtcctctggcatcctctcactctccaagatcttgttaaacaaactagtcaaaaactctactgccacctctcctagacacttccatacctccacaggtatgtcatcaggaccaactgcctttccgctcttcatcctcttcaatgtcctcctcacttcactcttactaatctttgctacttcctgctccacaccagtcacctcttctactcttcgttccctttcattttcctcgttcatcaactcttcaaagtactccttccatcttcccatcacactcctggcacctgtcaatacatttccatccttatccttaatcaccctaacctgctgcacatcctttccatctctatctctttgtctggccaacctgtacaaatccacctctccctctttagtgtccaacctagcatacaagtcctcatatgctctttgtttggcctttgccacctctatcttcaccttacgctgtatctccctgtactcctgtctactctcttcagtcctctcagtgtcccacttcttcttagctaacctctttctctgtatacactcctgaacttcctcgttccaccaccaagtctccttgtccgctttcctctttccagatgacacaccgagtaccctcctacctgtctccctgatcaaattagctgtagtagtccagtcatctggaagcacctccaaaccacccagagtctgtctcagctcctccctgaaaactaaacgacattcttcctttttcaacttccaccactttgtcctctgctctgccttagtcctccttatcttcctcaccaccagcatcattttacacaccaccatcctgtgttgtctggctacactctcccctaccaatgctttacagtcactgatctctttcagattacaacgtctacacaagatgtagtctacctgagtgcttctccctccgctcttgtacgtcaccctatgttcctgcctcttctgaaagaaagtgtttactacagccatttccatcctctttgcaaagtcaaccaccatctgaccttctgcgttcctgtcctgaacaccaaacctgcccataacagtctcatcacctctgttcccttcacctacatgcccattgaaatctgcaccaatgacaactctctcacctctggggatgctctgcatcacttcatctaactcactccagaatttctccttctcttctaactcacatcctacctgtggggcataaccactcacaacattgaacatcaccccttcaacttccagcttcagactcatcaacctgtctgatactcttttcacctctagaacattcctcacaaaatcctctttcaatataactcctactccatttctcttcctatctgacccatggtaaaacaacttaaaacctgctcctaagcttctagccttgctacctttccacctggtctcctggacacacagtatgtccaccttccttctctgcatcatgttgatcaactccctagccttccctgtcatagtaccaacattcaaagtccctactgtcagtcctacattcttagctttcctcttctctctctgcctacgaacacaccttcctcctcttcttcttcgtcttcgaccaacagtagtccaatttccaccggtaccctgtaggtcaacatcaccggtggcggtcgttgttaacccgggccccgaccgatccggtatggaagtctttgtcacgattcgcatgtttgatttggcatgtgttttacgtcggatgcccttcctgccacaaccctctgcatttatccaggcttgggactggcacaagaagacactggcttgtgcccccttgcggttgcattttaCCAACTACTGACAACAACCTACTTTATTACAAATCTAAAGGATGTGTCTTGTAATGTGCCCTTGCTTTTTATACATTGAACAAAATGAAGAgttgtgttaaaatgttgttaattgTGGTGTGTAGATGGTGGTGGGACAACTGTTGGTAAATGtatacaaatatatttctaaTTTAGATATCATCCTTTTAATTTTAGACTTGCTAACTGTGAGCTGTCAAACCTCAGCTGTGGGTATCTAGTTGCAGCTCTTAATTTCAACCCTTACTATATGAAAGAATTGGACCTTAGCagaaacaacctgcaggatttgGGAATAAAGCTGCTATCTGCTGGTTTGGAAAACGCACAGTGGAGACTGGAAATTCTGAGGTTAGAAATTATCTTCAGAGCTCCTCAATATTctgatagatagatactttaatTAACCAGGTAAGAAACTCATTAAGATtatcaaatttaattttcaagAGAGACCTGgtcaaattaaatttgatttacTGTATAAGGTTAATAAAAAGGTGGTTCACTTCAAAAAAGCAGATATGTTGGTTTATACTTCATAAACCTGATTTTACTGAATGTCATTTATTTAGACTGTGTCAGTGCGGATTATcggagatcagctgtgattatCTGGCCTCGGCTCTGAGGTCGAACCCCTCCCAtttgagagaactggacctaaGCAACAACGACCTACAgaattcaggagtgaagctgctgtctgctggactggagagtccacactgtagactggagactttGAGGtctgctttgtttctgtctttatgaGGAAGGTGTTTTTAATATGCATGATGACAGTAactacatgtgtgttttgtagacCAGTatgtcagatttttatttaaaaaagaaaacaagttcaCTGATTATGGATTTTCAATGAGCTGGGAAAGAAAGATAacgtaaataaataaatttgcattGCAACGCATATACATCAGGTCTTCATAAACATCAGTTAAATTCAATTTACCTCACTGTAATTGTACACCAAACTTTAATCCTTGTAGTTCAAttgaacaattaaaacaatgtctatcataaacttaaaaaatatcaataagACAACAGAATAAATAGCAACACTCTGCCTTGTTGTATTTGTATAGCACCAAATCAGTAATCTAGtttaaatgacaataataaaataagacagAGAATAAGTAGCAGCAGCTGCATTATTGTGTCGAGTCAGTATTGCACCAAAGAGTGTTAAAATCTGTATATGGGTGTAAATACATCCAAATAATTCTAACCAGAATCCCACCAGAAGCTTGTTTGCCTCTGGTGGGGTAATGCCTTCcaaaatgcaaagtaaaaagatAGTGTCCTGGATGAGAAgtgtatttaattatatttacatcCCTGCGAAAGTGTCAGGTTCTATTATTGATATCCTTCAGTTTTGGAAGCACAGAGCCAATAACTTGATGGTCTGATCAACAACTTTCTGAAGAAGTTTCCTATCTGCTGCATTGCAGCTGGCAAACCACACAGCAGAActtgttctgcatgttgatttggaatgttttttttttttttaatttcttttttttttttgtgctggatGCCCTTACTGGcgaaaccctcccattttattcatgctcgggaccggcaccagggttgCCTGCCTGGgtgggccacacctggtggggtgggattacCTATGTTCTACCACAGAGCCACCAGGTCCCACTTGTGCCTTGAGatggctttgttgtgaattggcgctgtataaataaagttgaattgaaaactTCACTAGAGCTGAGATGTGAGACCAAATTAGGTCCTGAGAGATCTGTTTACCTAAAAAACTTAAATGTTGCTACTCTCCACCATTTGAGCCAATGTGCAGGGTTCTTAATTTAGCTTCCTGAAGCAGATTATCATCCGTTTTGTTTTAGAGATATTAAGGGCTAGGTTTTTTGAAAAGCACAAATCTGCCAGTCTGCATACCTGATCCCTGTAGTCAAACTCATCCCCATTTTGTATTAGTTCTACAATGGTGATGGTGGTGTCTGAACTTGATGTCAGGTAGGAAGAATGATGTAACTGAAGCCTCACCACTTGGTCCACCCCCAGGTCTATTACTCCCAAGCTAGCGGGTAGGACTGCATTGAACAACAAGCtaacactcactggccactttattaggtacacctttaCAATCTAATGGAatttaatacagcagctctgccatgaattttacttttacaatgttataatttctgttATAACAATGTtaaagtttttaagttgaaatttttagaaaggtgataattctgtttattatttaggttGAAGTCTTCAGTGGAGTCATATTGGAGTGCATTATCTTCTAATGTTCTAATGTTTGGCCACACCATTTATGCACTATGACCGCAATATTAAACACAATAtggaattatcacttttctgacacttaacttaaaaatgttgaaattataaccttgtaaaa is a window encoding:
- the LOC137104403 gene encoding NACHT, LRR and PYD domains-containing protein 12-like isoform X4, whose protein sequence is MSGCMEEDKDHSVVFHCVSVKSDWSKDTPPFFNDGPSDPHFVICRDQNLRPGSDCLSVKSDRFKDTPLFFSDGPSNTKNQEEELSCCASGQEVQCGERSRTRPGLVTVRQTRTVQNVGLQEVLDEHKISLRRRCECVTEGSDETGSGTLLNRIYTELYITEGQSEEVNTQHEVRQLETASKMKTLHDTPIKVHDIFKALSDQQRRMRVILTNGVAGVGKTFSVQKFSLDWAEGLENQDVSVLVVLSFRELNLIKDEQYSLLTLLHVFHPTLQKVTPEQLAFCKLLFIFDGLDESRCSLDFNNSEVVSDVTQKSSVMVLLTNLIKGNLLPLALVWITSRPAAANQIPPTCVDRVTEVRGFTDAQKEEYFRRRFSDEELSSRIISHIKTSRSLHIMCHIPVFCWITATVLGRMLTSEQRGELPKTLTDMYSHFLLVQTKRKKNKYDEGHETSPQELTEADREVLVKLGRLAFEHLEKGNVMFYQEDLEQCGLEVTEALVYSGVCTEIFKRESVIFQKTVYCFVHLSIQEFLAAVYFFYCYTIRDTEVLEDFLVDDNDDNNSLNDYDDDCDIDNDHYPSLADLLRMAMEKSLQSKNGHLDLFVRFLHGLSLLSDQKLLGGLLGQMENSPEIIQRIIDNLKLMEAKFNSPDRSINIFHCLMEMKDHSIHQEIQEFQKSEKELSEIHCSALAYMLSMSDEVLDELDLDKYKTTWKGRLRLIPAIRNCRKARLCECWLSETHYEVIVSALKSNTYHLRELELRGSRLQDSGVKMLSAGLESSHCRLEKLLLANCELSNLSCGYLVAALNFNPYYMKELDLSRNNLQDLGIKLLSAGLENAQWRLEILRLCQCGLSEISCDYLASALRSNPSHLRELDLSNNDLQNSGVKLLSAGLESPHCRLETLRLNLCKLQEDCCSSLASALNSKSSHLRELDLSYNNLQDSGVKQLSAGLKSPFCRLEALRLICCLLTDRSCDFLALSLKSNHSHLKVLDLSSNKLQDSGVKMLSAGLESPCCRLEILRLKDCHVTDKGSDYLTSALKTNPFHLDLSLNRLQNSGVKLLPDIV
- the LOC137104403 gene encoding protein NLRC3-like isoform X6, with translation MSGCMEEDKDHSVVFHCVSVKSDWSKDTPPFFNDGPSDPHFVICRDQNLRPGSDCLSVKSDRFKDTPLFFSDGPSNTKNQEEELSCCASGQEVQCGERSRTRPGLVTVRQTRTVQTDVGLQEVLDEHKISLRRRCECVTEGSDETGSGTLLNRIYTELYITEGQSEEVNTQHEVRQLETASKMKTLHDTPIKVHDIFKALSDQQRRMRVILTNGVAGVGKTFSVQKFSLDWAEGLENQDVSVLVVLSFRELNLIKDEQYSLLTLLHVFHPTLQKVTPEQLAFCKLLFIFDGLDESRCSLDFNNSEVVSDVTQKSSVMVLLTNLIKGNLLPLALVWITSRPAAANQIPPTCVDRVTEVRGFTDAQKEEYFRRRFSDEELSSRIISHIKTSRSLHIMCHIPVFCWITATVLGRMLTSEQRGELPKTLTDMYSHFLLVQTKRKKNKYDEGHETSPQELTEADREVLVKLGRLAFEHLEKGNVMFYQEDLEQCGLEVTEALVYSGVCTEIFKRESVIFQKTVYCFVHLSIQEFLAAVYFFYCYTIRDTEVLEDFLVDDNDDNNSLNDYDDDCDIDNDHYPSLADLLRMAMEKSLQSKNGHLDLFVRFLHGLSLLSDQKLLGGLLGQMENSPEIIQRIIDNLKLMEAKFNSPDRSINIFHCLMEMKDHSIHQEIQEFQKSEKELSEIHCSALAYMLSMSDEVLDELDLDKYKTTWKGRLRLIPAIRNCRKARLCECWLSETHYEVIVSALKSNTYHLRELELRGSRLQDSGVKMLSAGLESSHCRLEKLLLCQCGLSEISCDYLASALRSNPSHLRELDLSNNDLQNSGVKLLSAGLESPHCRLETLRLNLCKLQEDCCSSLASALNSKSSHLRELDLSYNNLQDSGVKQLSAGLKSPFCRLEALRLICCLLTDRSCDFLALSLKSNHSHLKVLDLSSNKLQDSGVKMLSAGLESPCCRLEILRLKDCHVTDKGSDYLTSALKTNPFHLDLSLNRLQNSGVKLLPDIV
- the LOC137104403 gene encoding NACHT, LRR and PYD domains-containing protein 12-like isoform X3; protein product: MSGCMEEDKDHSVVFHCVSVKSDWSKDTPPFFNDGPSDPHFVICRDQNLRPGSDCLSVKSDRFKDTPLFFSDGPSNTKNQEEELSCCASGQEVQCGERSRTRPGLVTVRQTRTVQTDVGLQEVLDEHKISLRRRCECVTEGSDETGSGTLLNRIYTELYITEGQSEEVNTQHEVRQLETASKMKTLHDTPIKVHDIFKALSDQQRRMRVILTNGVAGVGKTFSVQKFSLDWAEGLENQDVSVLVVLSFRELNLIKDEQYSLLTLLHVFHPTLQKVTPEQLAFCKLLFIFDGLDESRCSLDFNNSEVVSDVTQKSSVMVLLTNLIKGNLLPLALVWITSRPAAANQIPPTCVDRVTEVRGFTDAQKEEYFRRRFSDEELSSRIISHIKTSRSLHIMCHIPVFCWITATVLGRMLTSEQRGELPKTLTDMYSHFLLVQTKRKKNKYDEGHETSPQELTEADREVLVKLGRLAFEHLEKGNVMFYQEDLEQCGLEVTEALVYSGVCTEIFKRESVIFQKTVYCFVHLSIQEFLAAVYFFYCYTIRDTEVLEDFLVDDNDDNNSLNDYDDDCDIDNDHYPSLADLLRMAMEKSLQSKNGHLDLFVRFLHGLSLLSDQKLLGGLLGQMENSPEIIQRIIDNLKLMEAKFNSPDRSINIFHCLMEMKDHSIHQEIQEFQKSEKELSEIHCSALAYMLSMSDEVLDELDLDKYKTTWKGRLRLIPAIRNCRKARLCECWLSETHYEVIVSALKSNTYHLRELELRGSRLQDSGVKMLSAGLESSHCRLEKLLLANCELSNLSCGYLVAALNFNPYYMKELDLSRNNLQDLGIKLLSAGLENAQWRLEILRLCQCGLSEISCDYLASALRSNPSHLRELDLSNNDLQNSGVKLLSAGLESPHCRLETLRLNLCKLQEDCCSSLASALNSKSSHLRELDLSYNNLQDSGVKQLSAGLKSPFCRLEALRLICCLLTDRSCDFLALSLKSNHSHLKVLDLSSNKLQDSGVKMLSAGLESPCCRLEILRLKDCHVTDKGSDYLTSALKTNPFHLDLSLNRLQNSGVKLLPDIV